A window from Neodiprion fabricii isolate iyNeoFabr1 chromosome 2, iyNeoFabr1.1, whole genome shotgun sequence encodes these proteins:
- the LOC124175169 gene encoding uncharacterized protein LOC124175169, with the protein MILAPVGLVVILAALVAADPAISEARPHSNRPGRFLSLPVAQKCANRPKEFQYRGHNYFFSGHVPAHSNQKVDWLDARNICREYCMDLVSMETQEENNLVFRLIQQNNVPYIWTSGRLCDFKGCENRRDLEPKALNGWFWSANREKISPTNQTPIGWGYNPWSQTGHKKVRQPDNAEFDINGTNESCLSVLNNVYNDGIAWHDVACYHEKPFICEDSEELLNYVGSTNRGIRL; encoded by the exons atgatCCTGGCACCCGTCGGCCTAGTGGTGATCCTTGCGGCCCTGGTTGCCGCAGATCCCGCGATCAGCGAGGCTCGACCTCACAGCAATCGTCCCGGCAGATTTCTGTCTCTACCCGTTGCACAAAAATGCGCGAATC GACCAAAGGAATTCCAATACAGAGGGCATAATTACTTCTTCAGCGGACACGTGCCAGCCCATTCGAATCAGAAAGTCGATTGGTTAGACGCTAGGAACATCTGCCGAGAATACTGCATGGATTTGGTGTCTATGGAAACTCAGGAAGAGAACAATCTTGTCTTCCGACTTATACAGCAGA ACAACGTGCCGTACATCTGGACTTCGGGTCGTCTCTGCGACTTCAAGGGATGCGAAAACCGTCGTGACCTCGAGCCGAAAGCTCTGAACGGATGGTTCTGGTCGGCTAATCGCGAAAAGATATCGCCCACGAACCAAACGCCAATTGGTTGGGGCTACAATCCTTGGTCACAGACCGGTCACAAGAAAGTCCGTCAGCCCGACAACGCTGAGTTTGACATAAACGGTACCAACGAGTCTTGCCTCTCGGTTCTCAACAACGTTTACAACGACGGAATAGCGTGGCACGACGTTGCCTGCTACCACGAGAAACCCTTCATCTGCGAAGATTCGGAAGAACTTTTGAACTACGTCGGCAGCACCAACCGTGGAATCCGTTTGTAA